The Cellulosimicrobium cellulans genome contains the following window.
GCGAGCACCCGCGCGTCGGGACCGACGAGGACGTACGACGGCGTGCCCCGCACACCGAACGCCGCGCTCACCGGTCCGCCGTGCGGCTCGCGGACCAGCGGGCCCGCCGCGCCGAGGACGGGCGCGAGGCCCTGCGGGTCGGCGTCGCCGAGCAGGACCGGGACGACCGCGACCCCCGCGGCGGCGAGCCCGTCCGCCGCCGCGGCGAGCGCGGGGGCGTGCTCGACGCACGCGGCGCAGGTCGTCGACGAGAACGCGAGGAGCGTGCGCCCGCCGTCGAGGTCCGCGGTGGTGAGGGTCTCGCCCTCGGTCCCGGTCGCGTCGAACGCCGGGACGGAGGCGCCGACGGCGAGGTCGACGAGCGGGCGCGGGCTCCCGTCCGCGCTCGGTCCGGCATCGGCACGGAGCCGGCGGATCACGGCGCCCGTGAGGGCGAGGTTGAGCAGGACGAGGACGGTCAGGACGACCACGGCAGCGGTGAGCACGGGCACGGCGGAGCCTCTCGGGGCGGGGGTGGGGCGGGGCAGGACGCGGTGGGGGCGGTCAGGCGCGGGGCGGGGCGAGGAGGCCGGCCACGTCGTCGAGACGTCGCACGGCCTCCACGGCGACGGTCGCGACGACCGCGCAGAGGAGGGCCCCGGCAGGACGGGGCGGGTCCGGCGCGGGGAGGAGGAGGTCGACGACCGGCA
Protein-coding sequences here:
- a CDS encoding redoxin domain-containing protein; the protein is MPVLTAAVVVLTVLVLLNLALTGAVIRRLRADAGPSADGSPRPLVDLAVGASVPAFDATGTEGETLTTADLDGGRTLLAFSSTTCAACVEHAPALAAAADGLAAAGVAVVPVLLGDADPQGLAPVLGAAGPLVREPHGGPVSAAFGVRGTPSYVLVGPDARVLA